ATGAGCACCTTCAGCGTAACGGATGGTGATATGCTGGTTGGTTTTCAAGTTCGGAATTTCTTTGTTAACAGAACATCCATTCGGGCGGATTATTCGGTAAGCGCTGCGATCGATAGATTTCAAATAAATTCCGCCCAGCAAATAATTGAAGACGACATTTGAATTTAGATTCAATTGTGTCCGTTATGTTCAACTTATGCATGAGGCATTTGATATTCGATCAAAACAGGCGATCACTTAGGTCCAAGCAATGTATTATGTGAAGCTCATCGCGGTCTTTTGTTTTTTGTTTCCGTTATCGGCCGGTCAGGCCCAAGCAACTGACAGTGCAAATTTGCCGGCCGGATGCGGTGAGGCCTTGCATTTATTCTGGAAGGGCCGTATGGCCAAAGACGCCAACCGGGCCCGCCAGTATTTTGAGGAAACCATCAAATTGTGTCCGGGCTTCATCCGGCCCTATGAACTTGTCGGCAATTATTACCGCAAAGAAAACCAGACGGGAGCGGCTATCGACTATTTTGAAAAAGCCGCCGAGCTGGGCACCACCAATTACAAACTGTACTATTTGTTGGCCAGTTTGCAATTTCAAAAAGGCGATATGGCGGCAGCTGATCACAACATCAAAAAATCTCTGAGCATCCGCAAAGATTACCCCAAAGCGCTAAAATTAAACCAGGAGATTGAAAAAGTCAGTGATAACGAAGGGCCTGAGATTATTTTGTACGAGCCTTCCACCCGGCGGGGGATGAAACTTGTTAAAACTTATGAAAACCTGACGGTGCGGGGGATGGCCAGCGACAAAAGCGGGGTGGCCTGGGTCAAGGTCAATCAACTGGAGGCGTCCCTGGATGAACACGGCAACTTCCTCAAAGACATCCCCATTCAACTGGGGACCAATACCATTCGGGTGGAAGCCGCCGATACGCTCGGCAATCGGTCGCATATCTCTATTGATATCGAGGGTGAAAAATACGCTCTGCCGCCGCTGACCCGGGTTGAATCCGCAACCCAGCAAAAAGCGCTTTACGGCCGCTCGTTTGCGGTGGTTATCGGTATTAACCAATATGAAAAATGGCCGGGGCTGGAATTTGCGGTGGCTGATGCCCATGCGGTCAAAAATAGACTTCAAAAAACAGGCTTTGATGACATTACCATCATCATGGATCAAGCCGCCACGCAGCGGCGGATCCTCAGCGAGCTTTTCCACGAGCTGCCGCAAAAAGTGGGCCGCAATGATCGCGTTCTGTTTTATTTTGCGGGCCACGGGCAAACGCAAGATATGCCCAGCGGCGGCAAAAAAGGCTACATCATTCCGGTGGATGCCGAAACCGACAGTTATGCCTCAAGCGCCATTTCGATGGAGCAGATTCGCAGCCTTTCCAGCCGGATTGCAGCCAAGCACATCTTTTATGTCATGGATTGCTGTTATTCCGGTCTGGGGCTGAACCGTTCGGCCGGGGTTTGGCCGGGGATCAGCGATTATCTGCGCAAGGTATCGGCCATGCGCGTGGTTCAGATCATCACCGCCGGCGGCCAGGGCGAGCAGGTCCAGGAAAAAGAAGGCCACGGGTTGTTCACCACGTATTTCATAGAGGCCATTGCGGGGGCAGCCGATCTCAACAAGGACAACGTGGTTACGGGCACCGAACTGGGGGCCTACCTGCGACCCACGGTGTCAAATGCATCCCGGCAAACGCAAACACCGCTGTTCGGACGCCTGGAGGGTGAAGGCGAGTTTCTTTTCTTTGTGGATCCCAACCGCTAACCAAAATGAAATTTTAAACATCAGGCTAAAGCCATCTTCGCCAGCACGGCAACGGTTAAATCCGAGGTGCTGGCATTACCGCCAAGATCCGGTGTCAGAACCTGCCCTTCTGCGGTAACCGCTTCAATGGCTTTCATCAAATCAGCGGCAGCAGCGCTCTGATTAAAAAAGTCCAGCATCATCACCACCGACCAAAGCAGGGCGATGGGGTTGGCAATTCCCTTGCCGGCGATGTCCGGCGCCGAACCGTGCACCGGCTCAAACATGGACGGATGGTTGCGCTCCGGATTGAGGTTGGCCGAGGGCGCAATGCCGATACCGCCGGCCACTGCCGGCCCCAGATCTGACAGGATATCACCAAACAGATTGCTGGCCACCACCACATCAAACCAGTCTGGATTCTGAACGAAATGGGCCGTTAAAATATCAATATGGTACTGATCGGCGCTGACATCTTTAAATTCTTTGGCGATGGTTTTAAAGCGCTGGTCCCAAAACGGCATGGTGTGGATAATGCCGTTTGATTTGGTGGCTGAAGTCAGATGTTTTTTCGGCCGGCTTTGCGCCAGTTTGAAAGCATAGCGCAAAATCTTATCGACGCCCTGACGCGTAAAGATCGACTGCTGGACAACGATCTCGCGCTCGGTGCCCTCATACAGCCGCCCACCGATTTGAGAGTACTCGCCTTCATTGTTTTCGCGAACGATATAAAAATCGATGTCCTGGGGTTTTCGTCCGGCCAGCGGCGATCGAATGCCGGGCAGCAGGCGCACCGGGCGCAAATTAACATACTGCTCAAAATGACGGCGAATGGGAATCAACAGGCCCCACAGGGAGACGTGATCCGGCACATCGGGGTCGCCCACCGCCCCCAGCAAAATGGCGTCAAAAGCGCTCAACTGCACAAGGCCGTCTGCGGGCATCATCACCCCGTGCTCCAGAAAATGCTCACAGCCAAACGGAAAGCTGTCGAATTTGATGTCAAAACCATACCGGGTGGCAAGGGCCTCGAGCACCCGCACTCCCTCGGGTACGACTTCTTTGCCAATCCCATCCCCCGGAATCAGCGCAATCTTAAAATTCTTCTTATTCTTCTTTTGATTCATTTTATCGTATAGTGGCGCAGTAATAATTTATTACACTTCAGGAGATGCAAATAGTCGTTGCTCAATTGCTTTTGGATGAAAAAGGTAAACAGGATTAAGCGATTTGTTATGAATCTTATGTTTTTATGTTTATGGGGTTCAGAGGTTTACCTTCAATCGTCATCACCCTTAGAAGGAGGCATGTTTTTTTTATTTATTGCCTCCACAATAAAGGAAGGAACTGCAATAGCAAAGCCGATCCAACCGTATATTAAAGGTATAATCTTAAACCAGGTGAGTGCTATCAAAGCCAAACCAACCCACAGGCCAATCGATGTAATATTGTCGAATTTCAATTTATTATTCCCCTGTTCATAGCATTGTGTTAGATAGCAAATTTTCCATCTGTTGTAATATCTTTATAGAAAAGTGGACAATACTGATCTTGTGATCTTTTGCCAGTATCACAAAATGACACAAATTTCATATACGTAAATGAAATCCCAATAATTTTAATTCTCTAAAAACCTAAATTACCGTGCCGCAGCACAGCTTCGTCAAGTTTACATGTATATTAAGATAATCCAAATATTTCTGATATTCCATTGAATCACTTATCGCCGGTGTTTTTCACAGCATGGAATACAGGTTGGCTTCCCACCCAGTTGATTTGTGCGTGATTCCATAACATTTTCACCGCAGATCGAACATGGAATTGAATCTCGAATCTTGGCCGGTTCAGGTTCCGGGATAGATATTGGCTCTATAGAGAGAAGACTATCTCTGGGGGCTGACATGATCCATTTGGCAAGGGCGCTTTTGTCCTCGTGCAACTCCTCTGGAATTTCCTTGCCGTGGAAATATACACGAACGCCTGATCTTGACGATCGGCAGTATATCGTAAAGACGTGTTTACCATAATCGCGAAATATCAAATTTCCCTTACCAAATGTGCAGCCAGTAACACACTGCAAAGCATCAACACCGCATGCGTCATTCTCTACGATAGCCACAATTTCTTCGTCTTCAGCACGAATCGAGTCAAGTTTGTTCATTGCAGCGGTGGCCATTCTATACCCCGTAGCTAGCCCAGGGCATACATGTCCGTGAAACTGAATAATCTCCTCATATGTCATTTAAAATTTACCTCTTTTTTCTAGAAGCCATCTCAAAAATGCACCTAACGCTCAAGGGCTGTGTTCAAAACCGATTCAAAATGCTCGAATACTATCGTGTATGCTCCACTTTTGAATCGGTTTTCGCCTTGCCCTTGAGCGTGATCTACTATTTTTGAGACGGCTTCAAATCATTTTTTTATGGTTTATTATTTACCGATTTCAAGAATTTCTCTGGCTTCATCACAGGTCGCCACTTCAAATCCCATCTGATGAATCAGCGACACGATTCTTTCGACCAGCTCGGCGTTTGTTTCAGCAGCTTTGCCCGACGCAAAATAGGGACTGTCTTCAAAACCCACGCGCACCACCGCAGCCCCCATGCCGATGGCGGTAGCCAGCAGGGAAAAATCCTTCATCCCAGCATGGATCACTCCCCAGGGCACATCTTTTTCGGGCAGCAGGGTTTTCATAAATAACAGTGTTTCAGCATTGGCCGGCAGCGCCCAGCGCACCCCCAGGACAAACCCAATCGAATAGGGCGCTTTGAGCACCCCTTCTTCCAGCAGCTTGATGTAGGCGGGCAGCATACCGGCAGCAAAAATCTCAAGCTCCGGGACGACGTGGGACTCTTCAATGCGCCGGGCCCAGTAGCGAATATCCGGCATTCGGTTGACATAGACATCTTCACCGAAATTGATGGAGCCCATATTTAATGATGCCACCTCGACCCGGGCATCATCTAAAGCCACGCAGCGTTGCTCGAGGGTCAAATCAGTCAGACCGCCGGTGGAGCCCTGAATGACAATGTCCGAATCTTTGCGAATGAGATCTAAAGTTGCTGAGAAATCCGTGATATCTTCGGTCTGCTCCCCTTGCTGATCGCGCACATGCATATGCACCATGCTGGCACCGGCCTTTTCACAGGCGATTACCTGCTGCGCCACATCTTGCGGGGTCAAGGGATTGGTTGACGGCGGTTTAATTTTTTTGCCGGTCGGGGCAACGGCCACAATAATTTTGCGGGCTTTTTGATGTTTCATTGCATCTATTCCTGGTAAGAAGTGTTGGGTTGGAAGTTTTGAAATGGTGTAGATTGGAACGCGACTACCTGTCAATACATAATCGGTAATTGGCATCGAAGATATCCAATTGGGGTTGCCACACAGTCAATTTGCTAGGTATAAGGCATCACGTTAAAGCGCACGCCGGATTCTGCAAAAGAAAGCCATTGGGCATGTCTAAATTTATCTATTCCTTCAGTATCATTTTATTCGGTTTGTCACTGGGATACATCATTCAGATCCTGGTCAAACAACAGTGGATCAAGTTGCCCCTTCATATCGATGACCTCAGAAAGCTGCTGCAGCGCATTGCGCTTCTTTTTCTCAATCCGATTGCTATTGTCGGCGCGATCTGGGTGGTGAGCTTAAA
Above is a genomic segment from Desulfobacterales bacterium containing:
- a CDS encoding FmdE family protein, whose translation is MTYEEIIQFHGHVCPGLATGYRMATAAMNKLDSIRAEDEEIVAIVENDACGVDALQCVTGCTFGKGNLIFRDYGKHVFTIYCRSSRSGVRVYFHGKEIPEELHEDKSALAKWIMSAPRDSLLSIEPISIPEPEPAKIRDSIPCSICGENVMESRTNQLGGKPTCIPCCEKHRR
- a CDS encoding 3-keto-5-aminohexanoate cleavage protein — its product is MKHQKARKIIVAVAPTGKKIKPPSTNPLTPQDVAQQVIACEKAGASMVHMHVRDQQGEQTEDITDFSATLDLIRKDSDIVIQGSTGGLTDLTLEQRCVALDDARVEVASLNMGSINFGEDVYVNRMPDIRYWARRIEESHVVPELEIFAAGMLPAYIKLLEEGVLKAPYSIGFVLGVRWALPANAETLLFMKTLLPEKDVPWGVIHAGMKDFSLLATAIGMGAAVVRVGFEDSPYFASGKAAETNAELVERIVSLIHQMGFEVATCDEAREILEIGK
- a CDS encoding caspase family protein, whose product is MYYVKLIAVFCFLFPLSAGQAQATDSANLPAGCGEALHLFWKGRMAKDANRARQYFEETIKLCPGFIRPYELVGNYYRKENQTGAAIDYFEKAAELGTTNYKLYYLLASLQFQKGDMAAADHNIKKSLSIRKDYPKALKLNQEIEKVSDNEGPEIILYEPSTRRGMKLVKTYENLTVRGMASDKSGVAWVKVNQLEASLDEHGNFLKDIPIQLGTNTIRVEAADTLGNRSHISIDIEGEKYALPPLTRVESATQQKALYGRSFAVVIGINQYEKWPGLEFAVADAHAVKNRLQKTGFDDITIIMDQAATQRRILSELFHELPQKVGRNDRVLFYFAGHGQTQDMPSGGKKGYIIPVDAETDSYASSAISMEQIRSLSSRIAAKHIFYVMDCCYSGLGLNRSAGVWPGISDYLRKVSAMRVVQIITAGGQGEQVQEKEGHGLFTTYFIEAIAGAADLNKDNVVTGTELGAYLRPTVSNASRQTQTPLFGRLEGEGEFLFFVDPNR
- a CDS encoding tartrate dehydrogenase; this encodes MNQKKNKKNFKIALIPGDGIGKEVVPEGVRVLEALATRYGFDIKFDSFPFGCEHFLEHGVMMPADGLVQLSAFDAILLGAVGDPDVPDHVSLWGLLIPIRRHFEQYVNLRPVRLLPGIRSPLAGRKPQDIDFYIVRENNEGEYSQIGGRLYEGTEREIVVQQSIFTRQGVDKILRYAFKLAQSRPKKHLTSATKSNGIIHTMPFWDQRFKTIAKEFKDVSADQYHIDILTAHFVQNPDWFDVVVASNLFGDILSDLGPAVAGGIGIAPSANLNPERNHPSMFEPVHGSAPDIAGKGIANPIALLWSVVMMLDFFNQSAAAADLMKAIEAVTAEGQVLTPDLGGNASTSDLTVAVLAKMALA